The following are encoded in a window of Candidatus Woesearchaeota archaeon genomic DNA:
- a CDS encoding translation initiation factor IF-5A, producing MSTKSVSVGTLQKGSYVVLEGAACKVTDVQVSRPGKHGHAKVRLTGVGLLDDKKRVVVMPGHDNVDVPLIEKKSAQVLSINGDVANVMDAETYETFDLKIDPELKDQCVEGCQILYWQVLDTKVMKQVKTE from the coding sequence ATGAGTACAAAATCAGTTAGTGTTGGTACCCTTCAAAAAGGCAGCTATGTAGTTCTTGAAGGCGCAGCTTGTAAAGTGACTGATGTTCAAGTTTCACGACCAGGAAAACATGGCCATGCAAAAGTGCGGTTAACTGGCGTTGGATTACTCGATGATAAAAAAAGAGTTGTTGTTATGCCAGGGCATGATAACGTTGATGTTCCTCTTATTGAGAAAAAATCAGCTCAAGTATTATCCATAAATGGCGATGTGGCCAATGTTATGGATGCTGAAACCTACGAAACCTTTGATCTAAAAATAGATCCAGAATTAAAAGATCAATGTGTTGAAGGCTGTCAAATATTGTATTGGCAAGTACTTGATACCAAAGTAATGAAACAAGTTAAAACAGAATAA
- a CDS encoding RtcB family protein, translating to MNEQHQTENEEENLKKQDIKLKKIALDTYEIPQEKNMLVPGKIFASESLIEKIKQDTTLQQVKNVAVLPGIYKYSLAMSDAHQGYGFPVGGVAAFDVEHGCISPGGIGFDVNCGVRVLTSSLNKEQVYEKIQELLEALFKHIPCGVGGESQVRLTHEELDRVLELGIDWAVEKGYATPHDKLHSEEQGRMKTANAKMVSPRAKKRGKNQLGTLGAGNHFVEVQYVNEIYDEKIAKAFGITKKDQVVVMIHSGSRGLGHQVCSDYLREIEETYPDLVKALPDRDLAYAPAQSQLAQDYLQAMSAAANFGWVNRQLISYSTRKAFEEIFGKNTELQLVYDVAHNIAKVEEYNIEGKKRKVYVHRKGATRAFGPGHKELPEDYQAIGQPILLPGSMGTASYILVGTDKAMNETFSSTPHGAGRVMSRKKAKDSFRGEKIKQELEAKKIYIKAASYKGICEEAPQVYKDVDEVVRVADEVGIGKKVVRLVPMGVIKG from the coding sequence ATGAACGAACAACATCAAACTGAAAATGAAGAAGAAAATCTAAAGAAACAAGACATAAAACTAAAGAAAATTGCTCTGGATACCTATGAAATTCCACAAGAAAAGAATATGCTTGTTCCCGGCAAAATATTCGCGTCTGAATCATTGATTGAAAAGATCAAACAAGATACAACCTTGCAGCAAGTAAAGAATGTAGCAGTATTGCCTGGCATTTACAAATATTCTCTTGCCATGTCTGATGCTCATCAAGGATATGGATTTCCTGTTGGTGGGGTTGCAGCATTTGATGTTGAACATGGCTGCATTTCGCCGGGTGGTATAGGTTTCGACGTGAATTGCGGCGTTCGCGTTTTGACCTCTTCTCTCAACAAAGAGCAAGTCTATGAAAAAATTCAGGAATTGTTAGAAGCATTATTCAAACATATTCCTTGCGGCGTTGGCGGTGAATCGCAAGTCAGGTTGACACACGAAGAGCTTGATCGTGTTCTTGAATTAGGGATTGATTGGGCAGTAGAAAAGGGCTATGCCACACCACATGATAAACTGCATTCTGAAGAACAAGGAAGAATGAAAACTGCGAATGCAAAAATGGTTTCTCCACGGGCAAAAAAACGTGGCAAAAACCAGCTAGGCACCTTAGGCGCAGGCAATCACTTTGTTGAAGTTCAATATGTCAATGAAATCTATGATGAAAAAATTGCAAAAGCATTTGGTATAACAAAAAAAGACCAAGTTGTTGTCATGATCCATTCAGGAAGCCGAGGACTTGGGCATCAAGTGTGCAGTGATTATCTGCGGGAAATTGAAGAAACATATCCAGACTTAGTTAAAGCATTGCCTGATAGAGATTTGGCATATGCGCCTGCTCAATCACAACTTGCACAGGATTATCTCCAAGCAATGAGCGCAGCAGCTAATTTTGGATGGGTTAACAGGCAATTAATAAGTTACAGCACAAGAAAAGCATTTGAAGAAATATTTGGCAAGAATACAGAATTGCAGTTAGTGTATGATGTTGCTCATAATATCGCAAAAGTTGAAGAATACAACATTGAGGGTAAAAAAAGAAAAGTCTATGTTCATAGAAAAGGCGCAACTCGCGCTTTTGGTCCAGGTCATAAAGAATTGCCTGAAGATTATCAAGCAATTGGGCAGCCGATTTTATTGCCAGGTTCAATGGGAACAGCATCTTATATTCTTGTAGGCACTGATAAAGCAATGAATGAAACGTTTTCATCGACACCTCATGGCGCTGGCCGTGTTATGTCGCGAAAAAAAGCAAAAGATTCTTTTAGGGGAGAAAAAATAAAACAAGAATTGGAAGCAAAAAAGATTTACATCAAAGCAGCAAGCTACAAAGGTATTTGTGAAGAAGCTCCACAAGTATACAAAGATGTCGATGAAGTTGTCCGCGTAGCAGACGAAGTAGGCATTGGCAAAAAAGTAGTTCGTCTTGTTCCGATGGGTGTTATTAAAGGGTAA
- a CDS encoding PD-(D/E)XK nuclease family protein, translated as MQKEVLITTINERPALKAARVQSPSSINTFKQCARKYYYQYIEKLETLPSIHLIRGKIMHAVLEDFFKFNINHISAASYEFELRIIIFDLFKKHWINGLREMRELSLTQSELLFYHNESKIMLQNWYERFIKELKIELQLGFDLINAFNKLTPRCEEEYSSPVWSVRGFVDAIHEFEEEIHILDYKTSKKNEITPEYRLQLAIYALLYFETHGKMPTKVGIDFLKFDKQFITVDERLLELARKEIEFMHENTQSVEMKDYPKHITALCKWHSGQCDFYDTCVKSD; from the coding sequence ATGCAAAAAGAGGTTCTAATCACAACTATTAATGAACGGCCGGCATTAAAAGCAGCTCGTGTACAGAGTCCAAGTTCTATTAACACGTTCAAACAATGCGCTAGGAAATATTATTACCAATATATTGAAAAATTAGAAACACTGCCGAGCATCCATCTTATCCGCGGAAAAATTATGCATGCTGTTCTCGAAGATTTTTTTAAATTTAACATTAATCACATTTCAGCAGCAAGCTATGAGTTTGAATTAAGAATTATTATCTTTGATTTGTTTAAAAAACATTGGATTAATGGTCTGCGGGAAATGCGCGAGCTATCATTAACACAAAGCGAATTATTATTTTATCATAATGAATCAAAAATAATGCTGCAAAATTGGTATGAACGCTTTATTAAAGAGTTGAAAATTGAGCTGCAATTAGGGTTTGATTTAATCAATGCTTTTAACAAGTTAACACCGCGATGTGAAGAAGAATATAGCTCTCCTGTCTGGAGCGTGCGAGGTTTTGTCGATGCCATTCATGAGTTTGAGGAAGAGATTCATATTTTGGATTATAAAACTTCAAAGAAAAATGAAATTACTCCTGAATATCGATTGCAGCTTGCTATTTACGCCTTGCTTTATTTTGAAACCCATGGCAAAATGCCAACAAAAGTAGGGATTGATTTTCTGAAATTTGACAAGCAGTTTATTACGGTTGACGAAAGGCTATTAGAGCTCGCCAGGAAAGAAATTGAATTTATGCACGAAAACACACAATCAGTTGAAATGAAAGATTATCCCAAGCATATCACCGCCTTGTGCAAATGGCATTCTGGGCAGTGTGATTTTTATGATACCTGTGTCAAGAGTGATTGA
- the rpl40e gene encoding 50S ribosomal protein L40e (contains a zinc-finger motif), which produces MVKFPEAEARLFHNKFVCRQCKANLRAPNMKVLQGKVLCRKCGSRALRPVRKK; this is translated from the coding sequence ATGGTTAAATTTCCAGAAGCAGAAGCACGGTTATTTCATAATAAATTTGTTTGCAGGCAATGCAAAGCCAATCTTCGCGCTCCAAACATGAAAGTATTGCAAGGAAAAGTTCTCTGCAGAAAATGCGGATCACGTGCATTACGACCAGTTAGGAAGAAATAG